One window from the genome of Plasmodium relictum strain SGS1 genome assembly, chromosome: 12 encodes:
- a CDS encoding DNA polymerase delta interacting protein, putative yields the protein MENKNTKKVLLTFGSEYGTAYDCCRNIFFELYTHFDIDFFCLNDVNLMSFYKYENIIIIVSTTGYGFYTHNMSKFWESLYNNNVMFYENIYFHLFGLGDSSYENYNMVAKKLKKKLKSLGANIVNYNLGNYQHPSMHFTNFIIWKNNVYEFFRKKYFYFEINYDIPHLYNIKYIYKDEDIENIKAKKINNKKNEGNIYINEKSDHNDNTNLCSINLSKLNIDINNNINANKLNKNINHSKKYLDNDITLKKEKEMKLLDYEKKSINQYKVSSDVNYENFNLDEHFCKSLKFMKFEVLRNERYTNKSYYQDVRYINLRSSHNFNVSSLIKVHPFLEENRTKEILNLLKINYNDYIVIENNCVSNLRNTYIPFNKKIRVLDLFIYFLDLSKIVTPFFFFYLSKKTESEIHRKKFLELADTVNISDYYSYIYQDKRSYYDIFYDFYSYVSVDIGFLINTLPHIQERSYSILNTLTSYNLLKNFNIYNLYYFSIHPSFSSFIHFLKNIYIKNILNFFSFCREVYKLKYSYLIKNKINQNKYNIIELLVCLYEYEINKNKKLKGLCSNYLINLNPGSFIYSKIENSLIFMNKNIFNLNYRIIYICTGVAFSSLLSVIRHRHYLYKNQERINKKKKISNYAEKDLVFLGFRYKLQDFYFQEELLDYLYFNYIYVAFSRDVENFFFYNKELLNNSDNNDDYLQPRENHELVNFNIDYDEMKKALKKKKKIYVTDIILMFQNDIYDLIKKKNTIILIAGKSRPFSQNLIKTFASIIKQKEQNKTMEEINLFLKKKIDDFSIILESWY from the coding sequence atggaaaataaaaatacaaaaaaagttttattaaCATTTGGATCAGAATATGGTACAGCTTATGATTGCtgtagaaatatattttttgaattgtATACACATTTTGATattgattttttttgtttaaacgATGTTAATTTAATGAGTTTCTATAAATacgaaaatattattataattgttAGTACTACCGGATATGGTTTTTATACACATAATATGTCGAAGTTTTGGGAATCTTTATACAATAACAATGTTAtgttttatgaaaatatttattttcatttatttggTTTAGGTGACAGCTCATATGAGAATTATAATATGGTagctaaaaaattaaaaaaaaaactaaaatcaTTAGGTGCTAATAttgttaattataatttaggTAATTATCAACATCCATCTATGCATTTcactaattttattatatggaaaaataatgtatatgaattttttagaaaaaaatatttttatttcgaaataaattatgatattcctcatttatataacataaaatatatttataaagatGAAGATATTGAAAATATCAAAGCAAAAAAGATAAAcaataagaaaaatgaaggaaacatttatataaatgagaAGAGTGATCATAATGATAATACAAATTTATGCAGTATTAATTTAAgcaaattaaatattgatattaataataatatcaaTGCAAAtaagttaaataaaaatataaatcacTCAAAGAAATATCTAGATAATGatataacattaaaaaaagaaaaggaaatgAAACTTTTagattatgaaaaaaaaagtattaatcAATATAAAGTATCCAGTGATGTTAACTATGAGAATTTTAATTTGGATGAACATTTTTGcaaatcattaaaatttatgaaatttGAAGTGTTAAGAAATGAAAGATATACTAATAAATCATATTATCAAGATGTtagatatattaatttaaggTCCTCACACAACTTTAATGTTAGTAGTTTAATAAAGGTTCATCCTTTTTTAGAAGAAAATAGaacaaaagaaattttaaatttattaaaaattaattacaaTGATTATATAGTTATTGAGAATAATTGCGTAAGCAATTTAAGAAATACATATATtccttttaataaaaaaattagagtATTAgatttattcatatattttctaGATCTCAGTAAAATTGTTACaccatttttctttttttatttaagcaAAAAAACGGAAAGTGAAATTCACAGAAAGAAGTTTTTAGAGTTGGCAGACACTGTTAATATATCAGATTATTactcatatatatatcaagATAAAAGATCTTattatgatattttttatgatttttataGTTATGTAAGTGTGGATATAGGCTTTCTTATTAACACATTACCGCATATACAAGAAAGGAGTTATTCAATTTTGAATACATTAACATCatataacttattaaaaaatttcaatattTATAACTTGTATTATTTTAGCATTCATCCTTCGTTTTCATCCTTTATTCATTTtctgaaaaatatttacataaagaacatattaaattttttttccttttgtAGAGaagtatataaattaaaatattcttatttaataaagaataaaataaatcaaaataaatataatataattgaaTTGCTAGTATGCTTATATgaatatgaaataaataagaataaaaaattaaaaggatTATGTTccaattatttaattaatttgaATCCAGgatcttttatatattcaaaaattgaaaatagcTTAATATTCAtgaataaaaacatatttaatttaaattatagaaTTATTTACATTTGCACAGGTGTTGCTTTTAGTAGTCTGTTATCTGTTATTCGACATCGCCATTATTTGTATAAAAACCAagaaagaataaataaaaaaaaaaaaatttctaattATGCAGAAAAAGATTTAGTATTTTTAGGTTTTAGATATAAATTGcaagatttttattttcaggAAGAGCTATTagattatttgtattttaattatatatatgtggcATTTTCAAGAGATGTggaaaatttctttttttataacaaagaattattaaacaattctgataataatgatgatTATTTACAACCAAGAGAAAATCACGAATtagtaaattttaatatagatTATgatgaaatgaaaaaagctttgaaaaaaaaaaaaaaaatttatgtaactgatataatattaatgtttcaaaatgatatatatgatttaataaaaaaaaaaaatactataatATTAATTGCAGGAAAATCTCGCCCATTTTcacaaaatttaattaaaacgTTCGCTAGtattataaaacaaaaagagCAAAATAAAACAATGGAAGAaatcaatttatttttaaaaaaaaaaattgatgacTTCTCAATTATATTAGAATCTTGGTattaa
- a CDS encoding S-adenosylmethionine-dependent methyltransferase, putative, with protein sequence MVTFFLFPKDKLFFYVKNKYNYWLFKRNFLQCNKYHTNINYNDNPIKRPTLIINERCVKNVLNGYPWLYSKDVKNAEDLFLYSPCLVNIKDEHNENIGIGIYNKNSVISSRILSRNINDCINEDFFNNRIKRAYQKRLELFNNDNYFRVVNAESDLLPGIIIDKYNKLICVQINASGMDILLNIILKSIENVLNPNIIILKNDSQIRKLEKLPLKKEVYKGLYKSPIEIRENGVTFFVDILKGQKTGWYYDQRYNRSMLIPFCKNKNVLDLFSYVGSFGITLAYYGAKEVTCVDSSYLAIKNGIKSAHYNNVLDKINFVHSCVKNFLNISLNAQITNTHDKTTLKNNDKFILLTSKKNGEMKYNKNDFISLNIKEEEEKKSFKIDEDNSETTNLNDDKCKQKEDIFSDIQNIFIYQMNKNNKHIEDIEDIEKLLIKNNNLEFFKKKYDVILIDPPPLARNNYLLPSALKIYQKLLFISFKIIQKPGYVFVSSCNKLIGYNELNLCIRKSLNWSKCDGIVIGEGRISSDHPIHVSLPETKYLTSILLMIT encoded by the coding sequence atggtgacattttttttatttcctaaagataaattatttttttatgtgaaaaataaatataattattggTTATTCAAAAGAAACTTTTTACAATGTAATAAGTATCAcacaaatataaattataatgacAATCCAATTAAAAGACCAacattaattataaatgaaagATGTGTTAAAAATGTGTTAAATGGTTATCCATGGTTATATTCAAAAGATGTGAAAAATGCTGaagatttatttttgtatagCCCATGCttagtaaatataaaagatgaacataatgaaaatataggAATAGggatatacaataaaaattctGTTATATCATCACGTATTTTGAGtagaaatataaatgattgtATAAATGAAgacttttttaataatagaaTAAAGAGAGCATATCAGAAAAGATTAGAGttatttaataatgataattattttagAGTTGTTAATGCTGAAAGTGATTTATTACCAGGTATTATCATTGataaatataacaaattGATATGCGTTCAAATTAATGCAAGTGGAATggatatattattaaatattatattgaAGAGTATAGAAAATGTATTAAACCCtaacataattattttaaaaaatgatagtCAAATAAGAAAACTAGAAAAATTacctttaaaaaaagaagtataTAAAGGGTTATATAAATCACCAATAGAAATTAGAGAAAATGGGGTAACTTTTTTTGTTGATATATTGAAAGGACAAAAAACAGGGTGGTATTATGATCAGAGATATAATCGATCGATGCTAATTCCCTTTTGtaagaataaaaatgttttagatttattttcttatgtTGGTTCTTTTGGTATTACGTTAGCTTACTATGGAGCTAAAGAAGTAACATGTGTTGATTCATCTTATCTAGCGATTAAAAATGGAATAAAATCAGCTCACTATAATAATGttttagataaaataaattttgttCATTCATGTGTTAAGAATTTTCTTAATATAAGTTTAAATGCACAAATTACAAATACTCACGACAAAacaactttaaaaaataatgataagtTTATCTTACTTACATCCAAAAAAAATGGtgaaatgaaatataataaaaatgattttatttcattaaacataaaagaagaagaagaaaaaaaatcttttaaaattGATGAGGACAACTCAGAAACAACGAACCTAAATGATGATAAATGTAAGCAAAAAGAAGATATCTTTTCAGATATTCAAAACATATTCATTTACCAAATgaataagaataataaacATATAGAAGATATAGaagatatagaaaaattattaattaaaaacaataacttagaatttttcaaaaaaaaatatgatgtTATATTAATAGATCCTCCTCCCTTAGCACGTAACAATTATTTATTACCATCTGCATTAAAAATTTACCAAAAACTTTTGTTTATATCGTTTAAAATAATACAGAAGCCGGGTTATGTATTTGTATCAAGttgtaataaattaattggttataatgaattaaatttatgCATAAGAAAATCATTAAATTGGTCTAAATGCGATGGTATAGTAATAGGTGAAGGAAGAATTAGTTCTGATCATCCAATTCATGTTTCTTTACCAgaaacaaaatatttaacTTCTATTCTTTTAATGATTACTTAA
- a CDS encoding zinc finger protein, putative, whose product MYRSRDNIVRINNKYEILNSHDDKNLQIEKIKYINISYHIRKLFSYCDADIFRIENNLIIYNSLIDNIKKNGNKIVKKEVEKIIREKEGNENYCLKEMNDEEYKISNFELKKVELDFKFIECSLCFELIKFVCIQDCNHTFCFLCFYRLLNMEKKEKDNENNNINNNIRNNNSVINNSINRNNITYIENNEYYNESIKSQHRGKDIKDEKYKCGIDKVKMKCPFCKEQNEYIFICLNNFYTYFTYDNLLHTLLEKEKEQCLVNKSCEYNEINKSFFKEKHNSKEDEINKNIHSKKYSSCEVKEKDKKKNLDCDENEIVAEEETTTIKTELKKVFSSYYDDIIILQKILKKNEENKLKISTEKKSENMYLFFYYEKYIKWKKKRIKYLLNCINSDKRYAFFSKIFLDTQKNIFFEYFYIFSLSTLLTNYVCLLSPCIDYWTKIQNKKIEKYKLNNKIDKYFEKIYINNDKEILRKKNDSIYDRYQQHTKSLFYIREEESELSDDYFKVIDIFCKACFTNLDNINILNHLKYDCYTRLSDLCRHISEHNRIYCDICVGNSDNIFLFEYNLFYKRFLKNHIECGEKISENKYKIRHIYCHLCGFYLYDYDSYMNHINKYHFFCKFCFNKKPNENSDIVKNEMEEIIYYDELHLHVYRDYINLFEHYKKRHYPCLYEQCIFVVFDNKIDLCFHLAEKHEEKGHNKKNKITLSIAGASYSELRNNANNNIREKENKNISDYVKENDSTTDNKESFHIKNHKCIYNFKRFYDSWYFDFYIECKVVNFINYFSIKKHFFLYLIKTDVEVILNVFQNLSKNNSNLYFSQEEIIELNKNIINEDFPINKNNFFVFKLFFDYIIEKIEYLLYNKEDLEKNYLYLFFNIIINRSFILYYSFFFLYLNERYVNLEKIINIDNIKNNYNSQKTQHIYKYEKEMVKLKKIIESNTNVNLTHLSKYGFLYLIFLFFKVDKYSFEKICTFLKSISLLCNDTYNNINKIEKKEDSCNILIPIVYKKNENKINEKEKSSNCLLNAIKAQNDFTELEDIDQLIKKCLKKKKYNANIINNIYDKKWDITRKVVLDLLYYVQPNLNLVSFFYLFLSNYFAAYMREQSINKMINISNENKKKILNRISYDVDLVSLTSISKDLSSFVNAKALEECLSTGPEYYRIRKDIEIILKRNNNKSYKDSEKLNINDVKINVNLYDISLSLRNRFLNIIKSTKLNELYFIYFYVNTIMTSSCNTYSKNKEFPSLIDNFNNSSTLSNTKINNSYKNKVEMNKEQIFNSKNVNIDIDYPPLIESKKEDIKNISISPKNNKKGNKDNSGNSNHVLSKNTKNISHNKKILTNNEKKKENECNVKKSSSKQKDFSYNNYPLLSGNNDEDKTKKNINKNDQTFSKSYNPDEFPLLPSIKENKNKKKNKSKNKNNQNIFKTYSSDEFPLLPSTEENKKKTNNNNYNIKNVNNKKDKQNKLNRKNDSSLDTNSKSYLNASELNVTYTIKKKNKLKKCTMCTYENPYERKICELCESVL is encoded by the exons atgtatAGAAGTAGAGATAATATTGTTcgaattaataataaatatgaaatacTAAATTCTCatgatgataaaaatttacaaatagaaaaaataaagtatattaatatttcttatcatataagaaaattattcAGCTATTGTGATGCTGACATATTTagaatagaaaataatttaattatttataatagtttaattgataatataaaaaaaaatggaaataaaatagtaaaaaaagaagtagagaaaataataagaGAAAAAGAAGGAAATGAAAATTACTGTTTGAAAGAAATGAATGACgaagaatataaaattagtaattttgaattaaaaaaagtagaaCTTGATTTTAAATTCATTGAATGTAGTTTATGTTttgaattaattaaatttgtATGTATTCAAGATTGTAATCATactttttgttttctttgtttttatCGATTGTTAAATATggagaaaaaagaaaaagataatgaaaataataatataaataataatataagaaataataattctgTAATAAATAATAGCATAAATAGGAATAATATAacatatatagaaaataatgaatattataatgaaaGTATTAAATCACAGCATAGAGgaaaagatataaaagatgaaaaatataaatgtggTATTGATAAAGTGAAAATGAAATGCCCTTTTTGTAAAGAACagaatgaatatatattcatatgtttaaataacttttatacatattttacCTACGATAATTTATTACATACATTGTtagaaaaggaaaaggaaCAATGCTTAGTAAATAAATCATGTGAATATAACGAAATAAACAAaagtttttttaaagaaaaacatAATAGCAAAGAAGatgaaataaacaaaaatattcacagtaaaaaatattcttcatgtgaagtaaaagaaaaagataaaaaaaaaaatttagattgtgatgaaaatgaaattgtAGCAGAAGAGGAAACAACAACAATAAAAactgaattaaaaaaagtctTTTCATCATATTACGatgatattattattttacaaaaaattttaaaaaaaaatgaggaaaataaattaaaaataagtacagagaaaaaaagtgaaaatatgtatttatttttttattatgaaaagTACATAAagtggaaaaaaaaaagaataaaatatttattaaattgtaTTAATTCTGATAAAAGATAtgcatttttttctaaaatatttctagacacacaaaaaaatattttctttgaatatttttatatatttagcTTATCAACACTTCTAACAAATTATGTTTGTTTATTGTCCCCATGCATTGATTATTGGACGAAAATTCAAAACAAAAagatagaaaaatataaattgaataacaaaatagataaatattttgagaaaatttacataaataatgataaagaaatattaagaaaaaaaaatgattctaTATATGATAGATATCAGCAACATACAAAAagcttattttatattagagAAGAAGAATCGGAATTATCAGATGATTATTTTAAAGTTATAGATATATTTTGTAAAGCATGTTTTACTAATttagataatataaatattctaAACCACTTAAAATATGATTGCTATACTAGATTAAGTGATTTATGTAGACATATAAGTGAGCATAATAGAATATATTGTGATATTTGTGTTGGAAATAgtgataatatatttttatttgagtATAATTTGTTCTATAAaagatttttaaaaaatcatataGAATGTGGTGAAAAAATAtctgaaaataaatataaaataagacATATATATTGCCATTTATGTggattttatttatatgattaTGATTCCTACATGAATCATATAAATAagtatcattttttttgtaaattttgcTTTAACAAAAAACCTAATGAAAATAGTGATAttgtaaaaaatgaaatggaagaaattatttattatgacGAGTTACATCTTCAC gtaTACAgagattatataaatttgttcgaacattataaaaaaaggcATTACCCATGTTTATATGAACAATGCATCTTTGTTGTTTTTGACAATAAAATCGATTTATGTTTTCATTTAGCAGAAAAACATGAAGAAAAAggtcataataaaaaaaataagataacaCTTTCCATAGCAGGGGCTTCTTATAGTGAATTAAGAAATAATGCTAATAATAACATtagagaaaaagaaaataagaatatatcTGATTAcgtaaaagaaaatgattcTACAACAGATAATAAAGAGTCATTTCATATTAAAAATCACAAAtgcatatataattttaaaaggtTTTACGATTCATGGtattttgatttttataTTGAATGCAAAGTTGTAAAtttcataaattattttagcATTAAGAAGCATTTTTTTCTGTATCTTATAAAAACAGATGTAGAAGTTATCTTAAAtgtttttcaaaatttatctaaaaataattccaatttatatttttctcaagaagaaataattgaactaaataaaaatattataaatgaggACTTTCCcataaataagaataatttttttgtattcaaATTATTCTTTGATTacataatagaaaaaatagaatacctgttatataataaagaagacttagaaaaaaattatttatatttattttttaatataattattaatagatCCTTTATTctatattattcttttttcttcctttatttaaatgaaagatacgtaaatttagaaaagataataaatataGATAACATAAAAAACAATTACAATTCACAAAAAACTCaacacatatataaatatgaaaaggAAATGgtaaagttaaaaaaaataatagaatcaAACACAAATGTAAACTTAACTCACTTAAGTAAATATGgatttctatatttaatttttttattttttaaagtagATAAATATAGTTTTGAAAAGATTTGTACCTTTTTAAAAAGCATTTCTTTATTATGTAATGATACAtacaataatataaataaaatagaaaaaaaagaagattcATGTAACATTTTAATACCTAtagtttataaaaaaaacgaaaataaaattaatgaaaaagaaaaaagctCAAATTGTTTGCTGAATGCTATAAAGGCACAAAATGATTTTACAGAATTAGAAGATATCGATCagttaattaaaaaatgtttaaaaaaaaaaaaatataatgctaacataattaataatatatatgataaaaaatggGATATAACAAGAAAAGTAGTGTTAGATTTACTATACTATGTTCAAccaaatttaaatttagtatcttttttttatttatttttaagtaattATTTTGCAGCATATATGAGAGAACAAagcataaataaaatgattaatatatctaatgaaaacaaaaaaaaaatactaaataGAATATCATACGACGTAGATTTAGTATCATTAACTAGTATATCAAAAGATTTAAGTAGTTTTGTTAATGCAAAAGCATTGGAAGAATGTTTGTCTACTGGACCTGAATATTATAGAATTAGAAAAGATattgaaataattttaaaaagaaataataataaaagttataaaGATTcggaaaaattaaatataaatgatgttaaaataaatgttAATTTATATGATATATCTTTGTCACTAAGGAACagatttttaaatataataaaaagtacGAAATTAAATGAGTTatactttatttatttctatgTAAATACTATAATGACTTCAAGTTGTAATACCTattctaaaaataaagaattccCATCCCTTATTGATAACTTTAATAATTCTAGCACATTAAGTAAcacaaaaattaataattcatataaaaacaaaGTAGAAATGAATAAAGAACaaatatttaattcaaaaaatgtaaatattgATATAGATTATCCACCTTTAATAGAAtctaaaaaagaagatataaaaaatatatctatatcaccaaaaaataataagaaagGAAATAAAGACAACTCAGGAAATTCGAATCATGTACTAAgtaaaaatactaaaaatatttctcataataaaaaaatattaactaataatgaaaaaaaaaaagaaaatgaatgcAATGTAAAAAAATCGAGTAGCAAACAAAAAGATTTtagttataataattatccTTTATTAAGTGGTAATAATGACGaagataaaacaaaaaaaaatataaataaaaatgaccAAACCTTTTCCAAATCATATAATCCAGATGAATTTCCTTTATTACCTTCgataaaggaaaataaaaataaaaaaaaaaataaaagtaaaaataaaaataatcaaaatatttttaaaacatatagTTCAGATGAATTTCCTTTACTTCCTTCaacagaagaaaataaaaaaaaaactaataacaataattataatattaaaaatgttaacaataaaaaagataaacaaaataaattaaacagAAAAAATGATTCTTCCTTAGATACAAATAGCAAATCTTATTTAAATGCATCTGAACTTAATGTTACTTacactattaaaaaaaaaaataaattaaaaaaatgtactATGTGTACATATGAAAATCCTtatgaaagaaaaatatgtGAACTATGTGAAAGTGTTTtatga
- the SRP54 gene encoding signal recognition particle subunit SRP54, putative yields MVLTELGTQITSAFRKLQSATVVDDNVIEECLKEVIRALILADINISYLKDIKSNIKNNIEKNIDMYGNNKKKLVQKYVIEELINLLEGKKECYVPKKGKRNVILFVGLQGSGKTTTCTKYAHFYQKKGFKTALVCADTFRAGAFDQLKQNAAKVKIPFYGSYTEVDPVKIAKDGVNAFLKDKYDLIIVDSSGRHKQENELFEEMKQVEKSIQPEEIIFVIDSHIGQSCHEQAMAFKNSVSLGSIIITKIDGHAKGGGALSAVAATGCPITYIGTGEHVNDFEKFEAKSFVSRLLGLGDISGLVSTIKEVIDIDKQPQLMNRLSKGKFVLRDMYDQFQNVFKMGSLSKVMSMIPGFGNNLISKGTEKEGIDKIKKFMVIMDSMTNEELDCVKPLNESRCLRIVKGSGTKMQDIKELLEQFKFLQKMVSKMGKLGLRENNINNLMRNQKQLLSKMNNMMDTNMLKQMGGASNMVNLLKEFSKMDDLGGTMSNMMKQMGFKK; encoded by the coding sequence atggttcTTACAGAATTAGGAACACAAATAACTAGTGCATTTCGAAAGCTTCAATCAGCAACAGTAGTAGATGACAATGTAATTGAAGAATGTTTAAAAGAAGTAATAAGAGCCTTGATTTTGGCtgatataaatataagttatttaaaagatataaaaagtaacataaaaaataatattgaaaaaaacaTTGATATGTATGgaaacaacaaaaaaaagttagtacaaaaatatgttattgaagaattaataaatttattagaaGGGAAAAAAGAATGTTATGTTccaaaaaaaggaaaaagaaatgttattttatttgttgGGTTACAAGGTAGTGGGAAAACAACAACTTGTACAAAGTATGctcatttttatcaaaaaaaggGATTTAAAACAGCTTTAGTTTGTGCAGATACATTTAGGGCAGGTGCCTTTGATcaattaaaacaaaatgcagcaaaagtaaaaatacCTTTCTATGGAAGTTATACCGAAGTAGATCCTGTTAAAATTGCAAAAGATGGTGTAAATGcctttttaaaagataaatatgaTTTGATTATTGTTGATAGTTCAGGTAGGCATAAGcaagaaaatgaattatttgaAGAAATGAAACAAGTAGAAAAATCTATACAACCTGAAGAAATTATATTTGTAATCGATAGTCATATCGGTCAAAGCTGTCATGAACAAGCAATGGCTTTTAAAAATTCAGTTAGTCTAGGTAGTATAATTATAACCAAAATAGATGGACATGCAAAAGGAGGAGGAGCATTGTCGGCAGTAGCAGCAACAGGTTGTCCTATAACATATATAGGAACAGGGGAACATGTAAAcgattttgaaaaatttgaAGCAAAATCCTTTGTGTCAAGATTATTGGGTTTGGGAGATATAAGTGGGTTAGTTTCAACAATAAAAGAAGTTATAGATATAGATAAGCAACCTCAGTTAATGAATAGATTATCTAAAGGGAAATTTGTTTTAAGAGATATGTATGACCAATTTCAAAATGTATTTAAAATGGGTAGTCTAAGTAAAGTAATGTCTATGATACCAGGTTTtggtaataatttaattagtAAAGGAACAGAAAAAGAAGGAattgataaaattaaaaaattcatgGTTATAATGGACTCTATGACTAACGAAGAATTAGATTGTGTTAAACCGCTTAATGAAAGTCGTTGTTTAAGAATTGTTAAAGGTTCAGGTACTAAGATGCAagatataaaagaattattagaACAATTCAAATTTTTGCAAAAAATGGTTTCAAAAATGGGTAAATTAGGATTAAGagaaaataacataaataatttaatgagAAATCAAAAGCAGTTATTAagtaaaatgaataatatgATGGACACTAACATGCTTAAGCAAATGGGAGGAGCTAGTAATATGGTTAAtcttttaaaagaatttagCAAAATGGATGATTTAGGAGGTACTATGTCTAATATGATGAAACAAATgggatttaaaaaataa